The proteins below are encoded in one region of Synchiropus splendidus isolate RoL2022-P1 chromosome 13, RoL_Sspl_1.0, whole genome shotgun sequence:
- the fzr1a gene encoding fizzy/cell division cycle 20 related 1a isoform X2 — protein MDQAYESRLLRQINIQNENAGSPKGMGSARPLTPTSSPLMSPSKHGDRFIPSRAGANWSVNFHRINEIEKSHNQNRKTKDGTTDNNKADGLAYSALLKNELLGAGIEKVQDPQSEDRRLQPSTPAKRSLFNYSVRVKRTLTEEDGNSVSPYSLSPVCSNSQKLLRSPRKPTRKISKIPFKVLDAPELQDDFYLNLVDWSSLNVLSVGLGTCVYLWSACTSQVTRLCDLSVEGDSVTSVGWSERGNLVAVGTHKGYVQIWDAAAGKKLSALEGHTARVGALAWNADQLSSGSRDRVILQRDIRAPPLQSERRLQGHRQEVCGLKWSTDHQLLASGGNDNKLLVWNHSSVLPVQQYTEHLAAVKAIAWSPHQHGLLASGGGTADRCIRFWNTLTGQPLYCTDTGSQVCNLAWSKHTNELVSTHGYSQNQILVWKYPSLTQVAKLTGHSYRVLYLAMSPDGEAIVTGAGDETLRFWNVFSKMRSTKESVSVLNLFTRIR, from the exons ATGGATCAGGCCTATGAGAGCAGGCTGCTGAGACAAATCAACATCCAAAATGAGAATGCCGGCTCACCT AAGGGGATGGGGTCAGCACGTCCACTGACCCCGACCAGCTCCCCATTAATGTCCCCGAGCAAGCATGGTGACCGGTTTATTCCCTCTCGAGCGGGAGCCAACTGGAGTGTCAACTTCCACCGCATTAAT GAAATCGAAAAGTCTCACaatcaaaacagaaaaaccAAAGACGGCACAACTGACAACAACAAAG CGGACGGTCTGGCGTACTCGGCGCTCTTGAAGAATGAGCTGCTTGGAGCTGGCATCGAAAAGGTCCAGGACCCGCAGTCGGAGGACCGCCGCCTGCAGCCTTCCACTCCGGCCAAGAGGAGcctctttaat TATTCAGTCAGAGTTAAGAGGACCCTGACTGAGGAGGATGGAAACTCTGTGTCTCCGTATTCACTATCGCCCGTCTGCAGCAACAG ccaaaagttgTTACGGTCGCCAAGAAAACCCACGcggaaaatatccaaaataccCTTTAAAGTTCTGGACGCCCCCGAGCTACAGGACGACTTCTACCTCAACCTCGTGGACTGGTCTTCTCTGAACGTGCTCAGTGTTGGCCTTGGAACCTGTGTTTATCTCTGGAGTGCCTGCACCAGCCAG GTGACGCGCTTGTGTGACCTTTCAGTGGAAGGGGACTCGGTGACGTCAGTGGGCTGGTCGGAGAGG GGCAACCTGGTGGCAGTTGGGACGCACAAAGGATACGTGCAGATCTGGGATGCAGCTGCAGGGAAAAAACTCTCCGCACTGGAAGGACACACCGCCAGAGTCG GAGCACTGGCTTGGAATGCAGACCAGCTTTCTTCTGGCAGTCGGGACCGAGTCATTTTGCAGCGGGACATCAGggctcctcctcttcagtcaGAGAGACGCCTTCAAGGACATAGACAGGAAGTGTGCGGCCTGAAGTGGAGCACCGACCACCAGCTGCTGGCATCTGGTGGAAACGACAACAAG TTGCTGGTGTGGAACCACTCCAGCGTCCTCCCAGTGCAGCAGTACACGGAACACTTAGCTGCAGTCAAAGCCATCGCCTGGTCGCCGCACCAACACGGCCTGCTGGCCTCAGGAGGTGGCACAGCTGACCGCTGCATCCGCTTCTGGAACACTCTGACCGGCCAGCCGCTCTACTGCACCGACACCGGCTCACAGGTCTGCAACCTGGCCTGGTCCAAGCACACCAACGAACTG GTCAGCACTCATGGATACTCCCAGAATCAGATCCTGGTGTGGAAGTACCCCTCCCTCACTCAAGTGGCCAAACTGACTGGACATTCCTACAGAGTTCTCTACCTG GCCATGTCCCCTGATGGAGAAGCCATTGTGACGGGAGCTGGAGATGAAACCCTTCGCTTCTGGAATGTCTTTAGCAAAATGAGATCGACCAAG GAGTCTGTGTCGGTGTTGAACCTCTTCACCAGGATCCGATAG
- the plekhj1 gene encoding pleckstrin homology domain-containing family J member 1, producing the protein MRFNEKELVFLSRQPAEMAAELGMRGPKKGDVVKKRLVKLVVNFLFYFKTDEEEPVGALLLEQCRVEKEDSQTFSIAFLEEAEKKYLFECESEEQCSKWINSIITASYEFMRRNLIFYRTEIHRLTGTDPLEQYGISDETRFQVSNGLPVTSRDTSSL; encoded by the exons ATGCGCTTCAACGAGAAGGAGCTGGTGTTTCTGAGCAGACAGCCGGCGGAGATGGCAGCCGAACTGGGCATGCGAGGACCCAAAAAAGGAGACG TTGTGAAGAAGAGGCTGGTCAAACTGGTCGTCAACTTCCTCTTTTATTTCAAGACTGACGAAGAAGAG CCAGTCGGGGCCTTGTTGTTGGAGCAGTGTCGTGTGGAGAAGGAGGACAGTCAGACCTTCTCTATAG CGTTtctggaggaggcagagaagaagtATCTTTTTGAGTGTGAGTCTGAGGAACAGTGTAGCAAGTGGATTAACTCCATCATCACAGCCAG CTACGAATTCATGAGGAGGAACTTGATTTTCTACAGAACTGAGATCCACAGACTAACTGGCACA GATCCATTGGAACAGTACGGGATATCAGATGAGACTCGGTTTCAAGTCAGCAACGGTCTGCCAGTAACATCAAGAGACACGTCGTCACTGTAA
- the fzr1a gene encoding fizzy/cell division cycle 20 related 1a isoform X1 has protein sequence MDQAYESRLLRQINIQNENAGSPQKGMGSARPLTPTSSPLMSPSKHGDRFIPSRAGANWSVNFHRINEIEKSHNQNRKTKDGTTDNNKADGLAYSALLKNELLGAGIEKVQDPQSEDRRLQPSTPAKRSLFNYSVRVKRTLTEEDGNSVSPYSLSPVCSNSQKLLRSPRKPTRKISKIPFKVLDAPELQDDFYLNLVDWSSLNVLSVGLGTCVYLWSACTSQVTRLCDLSVEGDSVTSVGWSERGNLVAVGTHKGYVQIWDAAAGKKLSALEGHTARVGALAWNADQLSSGSRDRVILQRDIRAPPLQSERRLQGHRQEVCGLKWSTDHQLLASGGNDNKLLVWNHSSVLPVQQYTEHLAAVKAIAWSPHQHGLLASGGGTADRCIRFWNTLTGQPLYCTDTGSQVCNLAWSKHTNELVSTHGYSQNQILVWKYPSLTQVAKLTGHSYRVLYLAMSPDGEAIVTGAGDETLRFWNVFSKMRSTKESVSVLNLFTRIR, from the exons ATGGATCAGGCCTATGAGAGCAGGCTGCTGAGACAAATCAACATCCAAAATGAGAATGCCGGCTCACCT CAGAAGGGGATGGGGTCAGCACGTCCACTGACCCCGACCAGCTCCCCATTAATGTCCCCGAGCAAGCATGGTGACCGGTTTATTCCCTCTCGAGCGGGAGCCAACTGGAGTGTCAACTTCCACCGCATTAAT GAAATCGAAAAGTCTCACaatcaaaacagaaaaaccAAAGACGGCACAACTGACAACAACAAAG CGGACGGTCTGGCGTACTCGGCGCTCTTGAAGAATGAGCTGCTTGGAGCTGGCATCGAAAAGGTCCAGGACCCGCAGTCGGAGGACCGCCGCCTGCAGCCTTCCACTCCGGCCAAGAGGAGcctctttaat TATTCAGTCAGAGTTAAGAGGACCCTGACTGAGGAGGATGGAAACTCTGTGTCTCCGTATTCACTATCGCCCGTCTGCAGCAACAG ccaaaagttgTTACGGTCGCCAAGAAAACCCACGcggaaaatatccaaaataccCTTTAAAGTTCTGGACGCCCCCGAGCTACAGGACGACTTCTACCTCAACCTCGTGGACTGGTCTTCTCTGAACGTGCTCAGTGTTGGCCTTGGAACCTGTGTTTATCTCTGGAGTGCCTGCACCAGCCAG GTGACGCGCTTGTGTGACCTTTCAGTGGAAGGGGACTCGGTGACGTCAGTGGGCTGGTCGGAGAGG GGCAACCTGGTGGCAGTTGGGACGCACAAAGGATACGTGCAGATCTGGGATGCAGCTGCAGGGAAAAAACTCTCCGCACTGGAAGGACACACCGCCAGAGTCG GAGCACTGGCTTGGAATGCAGACCAGCTTTCTTCTGGCAGTCGGGACCGAGTCATTTTGCAGCGGGACATCAGggctcctcctcttcagtcaGAGAGACGCCTTCAAGGACATAGACAGGAAGTGTGCGGCCTGAAGTGGAGCACCGACCACCAGCTGCTGGCATCTGGTGGAAACGACAACAAG TTGCTGGTGTGGAACCACTCCAGCGTCCTCCCAGTGCAGCAGTACACGGAACACTTAGCTGCAGTCAAAGCCATCGCCTGGTCGCCGCACCAACACGGCCTGCTGGCCTCAGGAGGTGGCACAGCTGACCGCTGCATCCGCTTCTGGAACACTCTGACCGGCCAGCCGCTCTACTGCACCGACACCGGCTCACAGGTCTGCAACCTGGCCTGGTCCAAGCACACCAACGAACTG GTCAGCACTCATGGATACTCCCAGAATCAGATCCTGGTGTGGAAGTACCCCTCCCTCACTCAAGTGGCCAAACTGACTGGACATTCCTACAGAGTTCTCTACCTG GCCATGTCCCCTGATGGAGAAGCCATTGTGACGGGAGCTGGAGATGAAACCCTTCGCTTCTGGAATGTCTTTAGCAAAATGAGATCGACCAAG GAGTCTGTGTCGGTGTTGAACCTCTTCACCAGGATCCGATAG